A window of Romeriopsis navalis LEGE 11480 contains these coding sequences:
- a CDS encoding DUF3134 domain-containing protein, whose translation MVYNPSLQEKSRQQPAPIIPTERQASILDWLEASGRLLARESSDPEYKDDEAEINALMGSEDNSFEEEEEDDDDDDLDLED comes from the coding sequence ATGGTTTATAACCCATCCCTTCAGGAGAAATCGCGTCAGCAACCGGCGCCCATCATTCCGACGGAGCGTCAGGCTTCGATCCTGGATTGGTTGGAGGCGTCTGGTCGTTTACTCGCGCGTGAATCCAGTGATCCGGAATATAAGGATGACGAGGCGGAAATCAACGCCTTGATGGGGAGTGAAGATAATTCCTTTGAGGAAGAGGAAGAGGATGACGATGATGATGATCTAGATCTAGAAGACTAG
- the mraY gene encoding phospho-N-acetylmuramoyl-pentapeptide-transferase: protein MDAKLLSSQKFTVSGTRLFTFIACGLTAAAVILDNVSGQSSLQIKSLTVPLLLSTLATAAVGYWAVPMLRNLKAGQIIREDGPQSHLKKAGTPTMGGAFFVPVALVLSLLLTGFAPKVVAVCALTGFYGLIGFVDDWQIIRKKSNKGISPRAKMLLQVSGAAAFCLWMMTQVQGVDFSAVLLPFGMVLPLGVLFWALAGFVLVAESNATNLTDGVDGLAGGTVAIALLGLGEIAGRAGAPELMVFCAAMSGSCLGFLAYNRNPARVFMGDTGSLALGGALAAVGLVTNSLFALLILSGLFFWETVSVIIQVSYYKATKDEHGLGQRFFKMSPFHNHLELSGWTETKIVTWFYLVTAFLAIVGIAIR, encoded by the coding sequence GTGGACGCTAAGCTATTAAGCAGCCAGAAATTTACGGTATCAGGCACGCGTCTGTTTACCTTTATCGCCTGCGGTCTGACAGCAGCAGCAGTGATTTTAGACAATGTTTCGGGTCAGAGTTCGTTGCAGATTAAGTCGCTGACAGTACCATTACTGCTTTCGACGTTGGCGACGGCGGCGGTCGGTTATTGGGCCGTGCCGATGCTGCGCAACCTCAAGGCGGGCCAAATTATCCGGGAAGATGGGCCGCAGTCCCACCTGAAGAAAGCCGGTACTCCGACGATGGGCGGGGCCTTCTTTGTTCCCGTTGCCCTCGTGCTGTCGCTATTGCTGACAGGGTTTGCGCCAAAGGTTGTGGCTGTCTGTGCGTTGACTGGGTTTTATGGCTTGATTGGATTTGTCGATGACTGGCAAATCATTCGCAAAAAGTCTAATAAAGGAATTTCGCCGCGGGCCAAGATGCTGTTGCAGGTATCGGGTGCAGCGGCTTTCTGCCTCTGGATGATGACCCAGGTGCAAGGCGTTGATTTCAGCGCTGTACTTCTCCCGTTTGGCATGGTGTTGCCCCTCGGCGTGCTCTTTTGGGCCTTGGCTGGCTTCGTGTTGGTGGCAGAAAGTAATGCCACTAACTTGACTGATGGAGTGGACGGCTTAGCCGGTGGCACTGTGGCGATCGCCCTCCTTGGTTTGGGCGAAATCGCTGGACGTGCTGGGGCACCGGAATTAATGGTCTTCTGTGCGGCGATGAGTGGATCCTGCCTGGGCTTTTTGGCTTATAACCGTAATCCTGCCCGAGTATTTATGGGTGATACGGGTTCATTGGCCTTGGGCGGTGCTTTAGCTGCTGTGGGATTGGTGACTAACTCACTGTTTGCCTTGCTGATTCTCAGTGGCTTGTTCTTCTGGGAAACGGTTTCGGTGATTATCCAAGTTTCGTACTATAAGGCGACGAAGGATGAGCATGGTTTGGGACAACGCTTCTTCAAGATGTCACCGTTCCACAACCACCTCGAGCTAAGTGGTTGGACTGAGACGAAGATCGTTACTTGGTTCTACCTTGTGACCGCGTTCTTGGCGATCGTTGGAATTGCGATTCGCTAG